A window of the Myxococcus fulvus genome harbors these coding sequences:
- a CDS encoding YfiM family protein, producing the protein MKLSNRSGFVPCLIALLGSPVASAASGDDWLGPDKPKHFAACFVLAGVGYGAGALLLEPPEARFWTGAGLAMGVGVGKELYDLGRGTTFSFKDLAWDAAGTATGLGVSWLVDRLLFGPTPSPNARGSLRAAWPVVLIPGTRGGQEVLVGTRAGLHEAQEGLSLQQRLHRHQGAALFGVAPRDEHGDLAARTLAQTAGGHDADFLGEPSVGERALEPAWQLDAAPAARAAHQALAADEDIDVPVRVSTVFIPHPSSESSSRGAPGFPHPVDAPLRGR; encoded by the coding sequence ATGAAGCTTTCCAACCGGAGCGGGTTCGTCCCCTGTCTCATCGCGCTGCTGGGAAGCCCTGTCGCGAGCGCCGCGTCGGGGGATGATTGGCTGGGCCCGGACAAGCCCAAGCACTTCGCGGCCTGCTTCGTCCTCGCGGGCGTGGGCTACGGCGCGGGCGCGCTCCTCCTCGAGCCGCCCGAGGCGCGGTTCTGGACGGGCGCGGGGCTCGCGATGGGCGTGGGCGTGGGCAAGGAGCTGTACGACCTGGGCCGGGGCACCACCTTCTCGTTCAAGGACCTGGCCTGGGACGCCGCGGGCACGGCGACGGGCCTGGGCGTGTCGTGGCTCGTGGACCGGCTCCTCTTCGGCCCCACGCCCAGCCCCAATGCGCGGGGCTCGCTACGGGCCGCCTGGCCCGTCGTGCTCATCCCCGGGACGCGAGGGGGACAAGAGGTCCTGGTCGGGACGCGCGCGGGCCTCCACGAGGCGCAGGAGGGGCTCTCGCTCCAGCAGCGGCTCCACCGTCATCAAGGCGCTGCCCTGTTCGGCGTGGCCCCCCGTGATGAGCACGGTGACCTTGCCGCGAGGACACTGGCGCAGACAGCCGGTGGGCATGACGCGGACTTCCTCGGCGAGCCCTCGGTCGGCGAGCGAGCGCTGGAGCCAGCGTGGCAGCTCGATGCCGCCCCCGCTGCGCGCGCCGCGCATCAGGCACTTGCGGCAGATGAGGACATCGACGTCCCGGTTCGCGTCTCCACCGTCTTCATCCCGCATCCATCCTCCGAGTCGTCGAGCAGGGGCGCTCCGGGCTTCCCACACCCGGTGGACGCCCCGCTGCGTGGGCGCTGA
- a CDS encoding acyltransferase family protein, with translation MKRLGPSFTFQQQSNRHPGLDGARGLAVLAMVLGHTLDALLSAEARLLPWVQHYWAFRGVTAPLFLLVSGWAVVAALGTRPNAARDTLGRRVRRSLLLLFLGYFLHWPGWHAVRDLGWTDAMVSHVLTFDALQCIGFALLVGSVLLALVPAQGGRPLVLLVLAVGIPLVSATVWKLGVGLPGAVQQFLGSAAGSRFPFFPWAGYFFAGAFAAYALHLLRPGWPQGLALLALGAGLLGLTRMTTADWTPASAWLVAYRVGQGLLVLGAVNLAPVRLSRLLAPFGRLSLWIYVLHLPVVYGWADVAGLAGRIGPRLGVTAAVGIGVALLVTCAVVAWLGRWVMEQARPWRAGSTTLNASLSGTRMSPRV, from the coding sequence GTGAAACGACTCGGCCCCTCGTTCACCTTCCAGCAGCAATCGAACCGGCACCCCGGGCTCGACGGGGCGCGGGGTCTGGCGGTCCTCGCCATGGTGCTGGGACATACGCTGGACGCGCTGCTCTCGGCCGAGGCGCGGCTGCTCCCGTGGGTGCAGCACTACTGGGCCTTCCGCGGCGTCACCGCGCCCCTGTTCCTGCTGGTGAGCGGCTGGGCGGTGGTGGCCGCGCTGGGGACCCGGCCCAACGCCGCGCGTGACACGCTCGGCCGTCGGGTGCGCCGCTCGTTGTTGCTGCTGTTCCTCGGCTACTTCCTGCACTGGCCCGGGTGGCACGCCGTGCGGGACCTGGGCTGGACGGACGCGATGGTGTCGCACGTCCTCACCTTCGATGCGCTCCAGTGCATCGGCTTCGCGTTGCTGGTGGGCTCGGTGCTGCTCGCGCTCGTGCCCGCGCAGGGCGGCCGGCCGCTGGTCCTGCTCGTGCTGGCGGTGGGAATCCCCCTGGTGAGCGCCACCGTGTGGAAGCTGGGCGTGGGACTGCCGGGCGCGGTGCAGCAGTTCCTGGGCAGCGCCGCGGGCAGCCGCTTCCCCTTCTTCCCGTGGGCGGGCTACTTCTTCGCGGGCGCGTTCGCCGCGTACGCGCTGCACCTGCTGCGTCCGGGCTGGCCGCAGGGCCTGGCGCTCCTGGCGCTCGGCGCGGGGCTGCTCGGGCTGACGCGGATGACGACCGCCGACTGGACGCCCGCGAGCGCGTGGCTGGTGGCGTACCGCGTGGGCCAGGGGCTCCTGGTGCTGGGCGCCGTCAACCTCGCGCCGGTCCGGTTGAGCAGGCTGCTGGCGCCGTTCGGGCGACTGTCCCTGTGGATCTACGTGCTGCACCTGCCGGTGGTATACGGCTGGGCGGACGTCGCGGGCCTCGCGGGCCGCATCGGGCCCCGGCTCGGAGTCACCGCGGCGGTGGGCATCGGCGTGGCGCTGCTCGTGACGTGCGCGGTGGTGGCGTGGCTGGGGCGCTGGGTGATGGAGCAGGCCCGTCCGTGGCGCGCCGGCTCCACCACGCTCAACGCGAGCCTGAGCGGCACGCGCATGAGCCCGCGGGTCTGA
- a CDS encoding FxsA family protein: MFKYFLLALTLPFVELYLLVAIGREVGFLPTLSVVLLTGLVGSWLARREGSRVMRRWRDALATRQVPEEGLFSGALVMLGGLLLLVPGFLTDVVGLSLLLPPVRRFVTARLRRAVERRMRDGSFQVTTMGGMGFPGPFPGEPRGGTPFPESWSDTAPKGPPGRIRSGASRAEVDAEFTEDEPRH; the protein is encoded by the coding sequence GTGTTCAAGTACTTCCTGCTCGCCCTGACCCTCCCCTTCGTGGAGCTGTACCTGCTGGTCGCCATCGGCCGGGAGGTGGGCTTCCTTCCGACGCTCTCCGTCGTGCTCCTGACGGGGCTCGTGGGCTCCTGGCTCGCGCGCCGCGAGGGGAGCCGGGTGATGCGTCGGTGGCGTGACGCGCTCGCCACGCGGCAGGTGCCCGAGGAAGGCCTGTTCAGCGGCGCGCTGGTGATGCTCGGCGGCCTGCTCCTGCTGGTGCCGGGCTTCCTCACCGACGTGGTGGGCCTGTCGCTGCTGCTGCCCCCGGTGCGCCGGTTCGTGACGGCGCGCCTGCGCCGCGCGGTGGAGCGCCGCATGCGGGACGGCTCGTTCCAGGTCACCACGATGGGCGGCATGGGGTTCCCCGGTCCGTTCCCGGGGGAGCCCAGGGGCGGCACGCCGTTCCCCGAGTCCTGGTCCGACACGGCGCCGAAGGGACCTCCTGGCCGCATCCGCTCCGGCGCGTCACGCGCGGAGGTGGACGCGGAGTTCACCGAGGACGAGCCGAGGCACTGA
- a CDS encoding class I SAM-dependent rRNA methyltransferase, protein MPTSSKPPSGPHRGGRPSSPPSGQGRGRPHHRPEKVAPDRTEPELGPDGLPQVSLLRRGVDRWQAGHPWIYRADLNGDPGLQGGEVVRVTDGRGWFIGKAFYSRQSKISLRWLSFDDVAVDEDFFRQRLLSAQALRQRALPGETTYRLVHGEADGIPGLVVDRYGDYLSVQFLVPATEQRKALIADLLEAQFKPRGIVNRSDVSVRNLEGLTPEKGLLRGELPQGPISFDEGMVRVRADLLDGQKTGAFLDQKENHIMAAQYAAGEALDCFSYVGGFALQLATRAQSVTAVEISDQASAQLRENAQANKLSNVNVVAANAFDFLRDAVDDGKKFDTIVLDPPSFAKNKDAFAAAVRGYKEINLRAMQLLRPGGHLITASCTYHVDEQAFEDMLASAAADAKRRMQIIERRGAGKDHPVLVNLRETRYLKCYVLRAM, encoded by the coding sequence ATGCCCACCTCTTCCAAGCCCCCCTCCGGCCCCCATCGCGGCGGCAGACCCTCCTCCCCGCCCTCCGGACAGGGCCGAGGCCGCCCCCACCACCGCCCCGAGAAGGTGGCCCCGGACCGCACCGAGCCCGAGCTGGGCCCGGATGGCCTGCCCCAGGTCTCCCTGCTGCGCCGGGGCGTGGACCGCTGGCAGGCGGGCCACCCGTGGATTTATCGCGCCGACCTCAACGGCGACCCGGGCCTGCAGGGCGGCGAGGTCGTCCGAGTCACCGATGGACGCGGCTGGTTCATCGGCAAGGCGTTCTACTCGCGCCAGTCGAAGATCTCGCTGCGGTGGCTGAGCTTCGACGACGTGGCGGTGGACGAGGACTTCTTCCGTCAGCGCCTCCTGTCGGCCCAGGCCCTGCGCCAGCGCGCGCTGCCGGGCGAGACGACGTACCGGCTGGTGCACGGCGAGGCGGACGGCATTCCGGGCCTGGTGGTGGACCGCTACGGCGACTATCTGAGCGTGCAGTTCCTGGTGCCCGCCACCGAGCAGCGCAAGGCGCTCATCGCGGACCTGCTCGAGGCGCAGTTCAAGCCGCGCGGCATCGTCAACCGCTCGGACGTGAGCGTGCGCAACCTGGAGGGACTGACGCCGGAGAAGGGCCTCTTGCGTGGCGAGCTGCCCCAAGGCCCCATCTCCTTCGACGAAGGCATGGTGCGCGTGCGCGCGGACCTGCTGGACGGACAGAAGACGGGCGCCTTCCTGGACCAGAAGGAGAACCACATCATGGCGGCGCAGTACGCCGCGGGCGAGGCGCTGGACTGCTTCTCGTACGTGGGCGGCTTCGCGCTCCAGCTCGCCACGCGGGCCCAGAGCGTCACGGCGGTGGAGATTTCGGACCAGGCCTCCGCCCAGCTGCGCGAGAACGCCCAGGCCAACAAGCTCTCCAACGTCAACGTGGTGGCCGCCAACGCGTTCGACTTCCTGCGCGACGCGGTGGACGACGGCAAGAAGTTCGACACCATCGTCCTGGACCCGCCGTCGTTCGCGAAGAACAAGGACGCCTTCGCCGCCGCGGTGCGCGGGTACAAGGAGATCAACCTGCGCGCCATGCAGCTGCTCAGGCCCGGCGGGCACCTCATCACCGCGAGCTGCACGTACCACGTGGACGAGCAGGCCTTCGAGGACATGCTCGCCTCCGCCGCCGCGGACGCGAAGCGGCGCATGCAGATCATCGAGCGGCGCGGCGCGGGCAAGGACCACCCCGTGCTGGTGAACCTGCGGGAGACCCGCTACCTGAAGTGCTACGTGCTGCGCGCGATGTGA
- a CDS encoding YkgJ family cysteine cluster protein yields the protein MRTRDWDDEEEAPATRGSHQKERALKEVRAIFRQADAAYGPFSCPASGECCQLSRTGRQPWLWLPEWELLTQGRPLPPPREDGGCPYLDAAGKRCTVYADRPFGCRTFFCERIRGPARQPAETVGALLERLERVSQQREPSLRAPRPLLEWHAEALARASTKTP from the coding sequence ATGCGGACCCGGGACTGGGACGACGAGGAGGAAGCGCCCGCCACGCGGGGGTCCCACCAGAAGGAGCGCGCCTTGAAGGAGGTGCGCGCCATCTTCCGCCAGGCCGACGCCGCCTACGGCCCTTTCTCCTGTCCCGCCAGCGGTGAGTGCTGCCAGCTGTCCCGCACGGGCCGCCAGCCCTGGCTGTGGCTGCCCGAGTGGGAGCTGCTCACCCAGGGCCGCCCCCTGCCGCCCCCGCGCGAGGACGGCGGCTGTCCCTACCTGGACGCGGCCGGCAAGCGCTGCACCGTGTACGCGGACCGGCCCTTCGGCTGCCGCACGTTCTTCTGCGAGCGCATCCGCGGCCCCGCCCGCCAGCCCGCTGAAACCGTGGGTGCGTTGCTGGAGCGGCTCGAGCGCGTCTCCCAGCAACGCGAGCCCTCGCTGCGCGCGCCCCGGCCCCTGCTCGAGTGGCACGCCGAGGCCCTCGCCCGGGCGTCAACCAAGACACCCTGA
- a CDS encoding glycerate kinase produces MIPPRWLVAPQEYKGTLTASEAAEAMARGVREVSPEVVLDLAPLADGGPGTVEALLSGTRGERRVCRVHCPLGKPMEAAWALLEDGRTAVVEMAAASGLVHLEPNPVSARKASTYGAGELMRAALDSGCERLIIGLGGSATTDGGTGALTALGYRFLDANGHPLPPGGAALSVLARVDASGRHPRLGKVELMGATDVTSPLLGADGAARLFGPQKGADAAGVEELEAALAHYSRVVGDLSAGWPGTGAAGGFGFGLVALAGARLVPGYELVSRALGLERRVLLAEVVLTGEGRFDRQTSLGKGPGGLARLAREHGTPVELFAGSVRRDEGVELDLFHTVVDLSTQARPGAPAAEVLQEAVARWTAARLKTAR; encoded by the coding sequence GTGATACCGCCGCGTTGGCTCGTCGCACCGCAGGAGTACAAGGGCACCCTCACGGCGTCGGAGGCCGCGGAGGCGATGGCCCGAGGCGTGCGGGAGGTGTCGCCCGAGGTGGTGCTGGACCTGGCGCCGCTGGCGGATGGCGGCCCTGGCACCGTGGAGGCGCTGCTGTCGGGGACGCGCGGCGAGCGCCGCGTGTGTCGGGTGCATTGCCCCCTGGGCAAGCCGATGGAGGCCGCGTGGGCGCTGCTCGAGGACGGGCGCACGGCGGTGGTGGAGATGGCCGCGGCGTCCGGGCTGGTGCACCTGGAGCCCAACCCCGTCAGCGCGAGGAAGGCCTCGACGTACGGCGCGGGCGAGCTGATGCGGGCCGCGTTGGACTCGGGCTGCGAGCGGCTCATCATCGGCCTCGGTGGCAGCGCGACGACGGACGGCGGCACGGGCGCGCTCACGGCGCTGGGCTATCGGTTCCTGGATGCGAACGGCCATCCGCTGCCGCCCGGAGGCGCGGCGCTGTCGGTGCTCGCGCGCGTGGACGCGAGTGGACGGCATCCCCGGCTGGGCAAGGTGGAGCTGATGGGCGCCACGGACGTCACGTCGCCGCTGCTGGGCGCGGATGGGGCGGCGCGGTTGTTCGGTCCGCAGAAGGGCGCGGACGCAGCGGGCGTGGAGGAGCTGGAGGCGGCGCTCGCGCACTACTCGCGCGTCGTCGGGGATTTGTCGGCGGGCTGGCCAGGCACGGGCGCGGCGGGAGGCTTCGGCTTCGGGCTGGTGGCGCTCGCGGGCGCGCGGCTGGTGCCGGGGTACGAGCTGGTGTCACGGGCACTGGGGCTGGAGCGGCGCGTGTTGCTCGCGGAGGTGGTGCTCACGGGCGAGGGGCGCTTCGACCGGCAGACGTCGCTGGGCAAGGGTCCCGGGGGACTGGCGCGACTGGCTCGCGAGCACGGCACGCCGGTGGAGCTCTTCGCGGGCTCCGTGCGCCGTGATGAAGGCGTGGAGCTGGACCTGTTCCACACGGTGGTGGACCTGAGCACCCAGGCGCGCCCCGGAGCACCGGCGGCAGAGGTGCTCCAGGAGGCCGTGGCGCGCTGGACGGCGGCGCGACTCAAGACGGCGCGCTGA
- a CDS encoding nicotinamidase, which yields MTLPIPRFHEDARAGQLYLERTGEVAEEALRYAAEHRVRPASEDRVRIAAFGIDVQVAFCTPGASLFVPGAVEDTQRTLRWLYANLGRVTELVFSLDTHRVFQIFHPAWWRDAEGKPPPPLTSITAADVRAGRWRATRFEAESLEYCERLEARGRYVHTIWPYHALLGGLSHALVPAFYEASAFHALVRDTPTHFELKGEHPLTENYSVLSPDVTEVKGQRVGEFNTRLFERLMTFDRVYVFGQAKSHCVLSTLRDLREHIERTDRSRMGRVHILVDAMSPVPAPPLNPLPPALDFPRMADEAIEELRAAGMRVVRTTDPLED from the coding sequence ATGACGCTGCCCATCCCCCGGTTCCACGAGGACGCTCGCGCAGGACAGCTCTACCTGGAGCGCACCGGAGAGGTCGCCGAGGAGGCCCTGCGCTACGCCGCCGAGCACCGCGTGCGTCCGGCGAGCGAGGACCGCGTGCGCATCGCGGCCTTCGGCATCGACGTGCAGGTGGCCTTCTGCACGCCCGGTGCCAGCCTCTTCGTCCCGGGCGCGGTGGAGGACACCCAGCGCACGCTGCGCTGGCTCTACGCGAACCTGGGGCGGGTGACGGAGTTGGTGTTCTCGCTCGACACGCACCGCGTCTTTCAAATCTTCCATCCCGCGTGGTGGCGTGACGCGGAGGGGAAGCCGCCGCCGCCGCTCACGTCCATCACCGCGGCGGACGTGCGCGCGGGCCGCTGGCGCGCCACGCGCTTCGAGGCGGAGAGCCTGGAGTACTGCGAGCGACTGGAGGCGAGAGGTCGCTACGTGCACACCATCTGGCCGTACCACGCGCTGCTTGGCGGACTGAGCCACGCGCTGGTGCCAGCGTTCTACGAGGCGAGCGCGTTCCACGCCCTGGTGCGCGACACGCCCACGCACTTCGAGCTGAAGGGCGAGCACCCGCTGACCGAGAACTACTCGGTGTTGTCGCCGGACGTGACGGAGGTGAAGGGCCAGCGCGTGGGTGAGTTCAACACGCGCCTGTTCGAGCGACTGATGACGTTCGACCGCGTCTACGTCTTCGGTCAGGCCAAGTCGCACTGCGTGCTGTCCACGCTGCGCGACCTGCGCGAGCACATCGAGCGCACGGACCGCTCGCGGATGGGGCGCGTGCACATCCTGGTGGATGCGATGAGCCCGGTTCCCGCGCCGCCGCTGAATCCGCTGCCTCCCGCGCTCGACTTCCCGCGCATGGCGGATGAGGCCATCGAGGAGCTGCGCGCGGCGGGCATGCGGGTGGTGCGCACGACGGACCCGCTGGAGGACTGA
- a CDS encoding nicotinate phosphoribosyltransferase has translation MATSLLATDGYKFSMAEAGWPLRRETFYYSHRKGGLQVMPLDLAAYVRDLLPTPTPEDYDFLAKYDYEMGVGFKAAILRKEKLSVRAIPRGACFFPREPILTVTGPSALVSWVEPLLLQLNFRIQVATQALTDREGLARALARVTCDEQKAIALETLDAVGVKQVPITVDTEGYLQRVRATVKELIDAVEDPARIFEVGLRAATCQQQHELALQACKDVGVTRTSNVEGARKLGMIPVGTMGHEHIQRFGSDDAAFRAMRERRPQRSSYLLDTFDTLTSGIPAAFQLIREEPGAGDSIRFDSGNKKLQYLYAVTRARDIGIKPVNILEDGLDAEATREFEDLRRQVGWEPGSQFYGYGGHIVARTMECPFTRDKVAAIYKLSQTGPQPVMKFGNELAEGKQSIPGTPVLFRRRHGSGPIGLVGQEGEPVPDGYFPLMEAEPETPSLVGALEVNSEPAKIAQTQATRALVEELTRKHFPKGR, from the coding sequence ATGGCGACCTCGCTGCTCGCGACGGATGGCTACAAGTTCAGCATGGCGGAGGCCGGTTGGCCGTTGCGCCGGGAGACGTTCTATTACTCACACCGCAAGGGCGGCCTCCAGGTCATGCCGCTGGACCTGGCCGCCTACGTGCGTGACCTCCTGCCCACGCCCACGCCCGAGGACTACGACTTTCTCGCGAAGTACGACTACGAGATGGGCGTGGGCTTCAAGGCGGCCATCCTCCGGAAGGAGAAGCTCTCCGTCCGCGCCATCCCCCGCGGCGCGTGCTTCTTCCCCCGCGAGCCCATCCTCACCGTCACCGGTCCCTCCGCGCTCGTCTCGTGGGTGGAGCCGCTGCTGCTCCAGCTCAACTTCCGCATCCAGGTCGCCACCCAGGCCCTGACGGACCGCGAGGGCCTGGCGCGCGCGCTCGCCCGCGTCACCTGCGACGAGCAGAAGGCGATTGCCTTGGAGACGCTCGACGCGGTGGGCGTCAAGCAGGTGCCCATCACCGTGGACACGGAGGGCTACCTGCAGCGCGTGCGCGCCACGGTGAAGGAACTCATCGACGCGGTGGAGGACCCGGCCCGCATCTTCGAGGTGGGCCTGCGCGCGGCCACCTGTCAGCAGCAGCACGAGCTCGCCCTGCAGGCCTGCAAGGACGTGGGGGTGACGCGCACCAGCAACGTGGAGGGCGCGCGCAAGCTGGGGATGATTCCCGTGGGCACCATGGGCCACGAGCACATCCAGCGCTTCGGCTCGGATGATGCCGCCTTCCGCGCCATGCGCGAGCGCCGTCCGCAGCGCTCCAGCTACCTGCTGGACACCTTCGACACGCTCACCTCCGGCATCCCCGCCGCCTTCCAGCTCATCCGCGAGGAGCCGGGCGCGGGGGACTCCATCCGCTTCGACTCGGGCAACAAGAAGCTCCAGTACCTGTACGCGGTGACGCGCGCGCGCGACATCGGCATCAAGCCCGTGAACATCCTCGAGGATGGCCTGGACGCCGAGGCCACGCGCGAGTTCGAGGACCTGCGTCGACAGGTGGGCTGGGAGCCGGGCTCGCAGTTCTACGGCTACGGAGGTCACATCGTCGCGCGGACCATGGAGTGTCCCTTCACGCGCGACAAGGTGGCCGCCATCTACAAGCTGTCGCAGACGGGTCCGCAGCCGGTGATGAAGTTCGGCAACGAGCTGGCCGAGGGCAAGCAGAGCATCCCCGGCACGCCCGTCCTGTTCCGCCGCCGCCACGGCTCCGGGCCCATCGGCCTGGTGGGGCAGGAGGGCGAGCCCGTGCCGGATGGGTACTTCCCGCTGATGGAGGCCGAGCCCGAGACGCCGTCGCTGGTGGGGGCGCTGGAGGTGAACTCGGAGCCCGCGAAGATTGCCCAGACGCAGGCCACGCGCGCGCTCGTCGAGGAGCTCACGCGCAAGCACTTCCCCAAGGGACGCTGA
- a CDS encoding TonB C-terminal domain-containing protein has product MSPAPSRRLLPALVASLAVHGLFWLMVDGAVSRTPPRPPAPRASDASLEWVEVEVTSSPSGPQAGDSIARAPEALAAPSPPPRRDTAGVDSNRASADDVFARAPEALLRDAPRDIPRTHADDVLARAPGPFPKQPDAPARDTSDNLREDTPGVTERPLDSAPSAQRADASTGARALSADAPRLERGPAWDIPRATPTDAPRADLSLPSDSLAQAATPPAPGTSGSRLLLAARAQRVSAWRSDEAVPEERKLRGTREPATPQALVEDLVAESVGRGKVDRGLVHPYFSQLGKTLLAIWDADRSVKEHGLQGYFDMGMERSRAYARVWGERAANYGASGAFAANKPPEEDRRRPASHVGDPTLRMRQELREKMREEFRATRRALIRVVQDREGRLLDVDLVEPSQQPEVDQEAMKDVRAAAMKLPPPPSEAVGTRERIISLWEFELILSISPPIPVFTFEFDEALGFIDTRLPLDKRIYKRVRLVEIR; this is encoded by the coding sequence ATGTCGCCGGCCCCCTCCCGACGCCTCCTCCCCGCGCTCGTCGCCAGCCTGGCCGTCCATGGGCTCTTCTGGCTGATGGTCGATGGCGCTGTGTCACGGACGCCGCCACGGCCCCCGGCGCCCCGGGCCTCGGACGCCTCGCTGGAGTGGGTGGAGGTGGAGGTGACCTCGAGCCCCTCCGGTCCCCAGGCAGGGGACTCCATCGCTCGGGCCCCCGAGGCCCTCGCCGCTCCGTCCCCCCCACCTCGACGGGACACAGCCGGAGTTGATTCGAACCGCGCGAGCGCCGACGACGTCTTCGCGCGAGCGCCCGAAGCCCTCCTGCGCGACGCCCCCCGCGACATTCCCCGAACCCACGCCGACGACGTCCTCGCGCGAGCACCCGGCCCCTTCCCCAAGCAGCCCGACGCGCCTGCGCGAGACACCTCCGACAACCTCCGCGAAGACACGCCCGGCGTCACGGAGCGCCCCCTGGACAGCGCCCCTTCCGCGCAGCGGGCGGATGCATCGACCGGCGCCCGGGCGCTCTCGGCCGACGCGCCACGCCTGGAGCGAGGCCCCGCCTGGGACATCCCACGAGCCACACCGACGGACGCGCCGCGCGCGGACCTGTCGCTCCCGTCCGACAGCCTCGCGCAAGCGGCAACGCCCCCCGCGCCCGGGACGTCGGGCTCGCGCCTGCTGCTGGCGGCCCGGGCCCAGCGCGTCTCGGCTTGGCGAAGCGACGAGGCCGTGCCCGAGGAGCGCAAGCTCCGAGGTACCCGTGAGCCCGCCACGCCCCAGGCGCTCGTCGAGGACCTGGTCGCCGAGAGCGTGGGACGCGGCAAGGTGGACCGGGGCCTGGTGCATCCCTACTTCAGCCAGCTCGGCAAGACACTGCTTGCCATCTGGGACGCGGACCGCTCCGTGAAGGAGCACGGCCTCCAGGGCTACTTCGACATGGGCATGGAGCGAAGCCGCGCCTATGCACGCGTCTGGGGCGAGCGCGCCGCCAACTACGGTGCGAGCGGCGCCTTCGCCGCGAACAAGCCTCCCGAGGAGGACCGCCGCCGTCCCGCGAGCCACGTGGGAGACCCCACTCTGCGCATGCGCCAGGAGCTGCGCGAGAAGATGCGCGAGGAGTTCCGCGCCACGCGCCGGGCCCTCATCCGCGTCGTTCAGGACCGCGAGGGGAGGCTGCTCGACGTCGACCTCGTGGAGCCGAGCCAGCAGCCCGAGGTCGACCAGGAAGCGATGAAGGACGTGCGCGCCGCGGCGATGAAGCTCCCTCCCCCTCCCTCCGAGGCCGTGGGCACGCGCGAGCGCATCATCAGCCTCTGGGAGTTCGAGCTGATTCTCTCCATCAGCCCGCCCATCCCCGTCTTCACCTTCGAGTTCGACGAGGCCCTCGGGTTCATCGACACGCGCCTGCCCCTGGACAAACGCATCTACAAGCGCGTGCGGCTCGTCGAGATTCGCTGA